The following proteins are encoded in a genomic region of Corallococcus silvisoli:
- the menD gene encoding 2-succinyl-5-enolpyruvyl-6-hydroxy-3-cyclohexene-1-carboxylic-acid synthase, producing the protein MSSDANLNVLWARALLEELVRGGVRHAVVCPGSRSSALALACAHTPGLRTWSVIDERSAGFFALGMAKHSRQPVVLVVTSGSAGAHIYPAVIEAAMAQVPLVVLTADRPLELQGWGAPQTVPQARFFGDFARLFADVGLPESNSAAIAHMRATAARAVSTACRAPRGAVQINVPFREPLAPIAQDFGAENLTALAREGRPDGPLTRIVPPSRAPDASALDAVRARIASTERGVIVCGPRDEDDGFAEAITALSLATGYPVFAEATSQARYGGGPLTVSLYDALLRHEPFLRTHTPELVLRFGGGLTPKTPQQWMDASGAEIVVFSDEGALYDPSHRASRVVEGSAVLACRALTDRLARGPGRWAQDFMGAERVARNALETALAEQGDALTEPRLAREVVAALPAGALFFVSSSMPIRAVDAFAHGGGVPLRVLANRGANGIDGIVSSAAGVAAAAGRPAVLLSGDLALLHDVGGLVTAARARVPLTVVVVNNDGGGIFSFLPLAQSAKADEFETLFGTPHGVDLSHAAALAGARFERPTTPAALRAAVRTGLEGGLHLVEVQVDRATNVDAHRHLFARMAAALGDGSWA; encoded by the coding sequence ATGTCGTCCGACGCTAACCTCAACGTGTTGTGGGCGCGCGCCCTGCTGGAAGAGCTGGTGCGTGGCGGGGTCCGGCACGCGGTGGTGTGTCCCGGCTCCCGCTCCTCGGCGCTCGCGCTCGCCTGCGCGCACACGCCGGGCCTGCGCACCTGGTCCGTCATCGACGAGCGGAGCGCGGGCTTCTTCGCCCTGGGCATGGCGAAGCATTCGCGCCAGCCGGTGGTGCTGGTGGTCACCAGCGGATCCGCGGGCGCGCACATCTATCCGGCCGTCATCGAGGCCGCCATGGCCCAGGTGCCACTGGTGGTGCTGACGGCGGACCGGCCGCTGGAGCTTCAAGGCTGGGGCGCGCCGCAGACGGTGCCCCAGGCGCGCTTCTTCGGGGACTTCGCGCGGCTGTTCGCGGACGTGGGTCTGCCCGAGTCGAACAGCGCGGCCATCGCCCACATGCGTGCCACGGCCGCGCGCGCGGTCAGCACCGCGTGCCGCGCGCCCCGGGGCGCCGTGCAGATCAACGTGCCGTTCCGTGAACCCCTGGCGCCCATCGCGCAGGACTTCGGCGCGGAGAACCTCACGGCGCTCGCGAGGGAAGGGCGGCCGGATGGGCCCCTGACCCGCATCGTGCCGCCGTCGCGCGCCCCGGATGCGTCGGCGCTGGACGCCGTGCGCGCGCGCATCGCCAGCACCGAGCGCGGGGTCATCGTGTGCGGTCCCCGCGATGAGGACGACGGCTTCGCGGAGGCCATCACCGCGCTGAGTCTCGCGACGGGCTACCCCGTGTTCGCGGAGGCCACGTCCCAGGCGCGCTACGGCGGCGGCCCGCTGACGGTGTCGCTCTACGACGCGCTGCTGCGCCACGAACCCTTCCTGCGGACCCACACGCCGGAGCTGGTGCTGCGCTTCGGCGGGGGCCTGACGCCCAAGACGCCGCAGCAGTGGATGGACGCCTCTGGCGCGGAGATCGTCGTGTTCAGCGACGAGGGCGCGCTGTACGACCCGTCGCACCGCGCCTCGCGGGTGGTGGAGGGCTCGGCGGTGCTCGCGTGCCGGGCGCTGACGGACCGGCTGGCGCGGGGCCCTGGTCGCTGGGCGCAGGACTTCATGGGCGCGGAGCGGGTGGCCCGAAACGCGCTGGAGACCGCGCTCGCGGAGCAGGGCGACGCGCTGACCGAGCCCCGGCTGGCGCGCGAGGTGGTGGCGGCGCTGCCGGCGGGGGCGCTCTTCTTTGTCTCCAGCAGCATGCCCATCCGCGCGGTGGACGCCTTCGCGCACGGCGGTGGCGTGCCGCTGCGAGTGCTGGCCAACCGCGGCGCCAATGGCATCGACGGCATCGTGTCCAGCGCGGCGGGCGTGGCGGCGGCGGCGGGAAGGCCCGCGGTGCTCCTGTCCGGAGACCTGGCGCTCCTGCACGACGTGGGCGGGCTGGTCACGGCGGCGCGCGCGCGCGTGCCCCTGACGGTCGTGGTGGTGAACAACGACGGCGGCGGCATCTTCTCCTTCCTGCCGCTGGCCCAGTCGGCGAAGGCGGACGAGTTCGAGACGCTCTTCGGCACGCCGCACGGCGTGGACCTGTCGCACGCGGCGGCGCTCGCGGGTGCCCGCTTCGAGCGGCCCACGACGCCCGCGGCCCTGCGCGCGGCGGTGCGCACCGGGCTGGAGGGCGGCCTCCACCTGGTCGAGGTCCAGGTCGACCGGGCCACCAACGTGGATGCACACCGGCACCTCTTCGCGCGGATGGCCGCCGCACTGGGAGACGGATCATGGGCGTGA